The Microlunatus soli genome contains the following window.
ATCGGAAAATCTGCCCGCCGATGTCGGATCGGGGCCACTGTGTTCGACGTGCTGTGAAAGGCCGTGTCCACACGGCCCACACCGAGGAGATGATGCGATCATGCGCACACCGACAACGCCGTCCACCGCCCGCCGGCTGCATCCGCTGATAGCCACGATCCACGAGGTCGCCTATTCCGGCGATGACGCGGACCAGGAACTCAGAGCGCTCGGGATGCGGAACTACTGGGACGGCTACTTCGCCTCTCGTGCCGCGCCGCTGGGCCGGGCATCGGCCGAGGTGGTCGACGCGGTCTTCTACAACTTTGCTCCCGGCGAGGTGGCCCGACACATACCCCGGGTCTGGGACGTCATCACTCCCGAGGCAGCACTGGCTGCCCGCGAGCGGGGCTGCGTGGCGTCGCTGCGCCGGATGCTCGGCACGTCGGCCGGCTCCCCCGACATCGCCCGCGCGGCGGAGTTGGCCACCCGGGCCGCGGTCAGCGCCTCATGCGAAGGTCGGCCGTTGTACGCCGGACTGCGCGCACTCCCATTCCCCGAGGAGCCGCTCGCACGACTCTGGCACGCAGCAACCCTGCTCCGTGAGCACCGCGGCGACGGCCACAACGCCGCCCTGGTCTGCGCCGGGATCGGCCGCACCGAATGCCACGTGCTGCACGCCCTGTCCTCCGACATGGCACCCGAGGAGTTCGGCCGGATAGGTCACCTTCCCGGTCCGCAGTTGGCGGCAGTGGTGGACGGACTCCGCGACCGCGGCCTGGTCGACGCCGCCGGCAAGCTGACCGACACCGGCCGCCAGGTCAAGAACCGAATCGAGACCTGCACCGACGAGCGCGCCGCGCCGGCTTACGACGTACTGGAGCCAGCCGAGGTGGAGCAGTTGATCACCGACCTGGAGCCGATCGCCGCAAGGATCTCCCCGGGAGCCCCGTGATCGCCGACCAACGGGCGTGACATCGACTCGGATCTGGACCAGAAGCCTGTCCGACGTCGAAGCGGCCCGCGCGCTTGCTCGGGTCGCTACGGACATCCGCCGATCAGCACCTAAACCAGCAGTCGCGCACAGCAGCGGCCATGCCGTCGGCACTGTCACCAGGGATCCCTGACCGGGCAGCCTGGGTTGGCAGCAACACGATTCCCCGGGACGCCCCCGCCGAACGCCTGTGATCACCCACTCAAGCCGGGACCGACAAGCTGCTCGAGCTTGGAGTCATCGATCCACGGACCAGAGAACCCCATCCTCGAGTACCTCGGCATCTGCGCGAACATGTCGGCAGTGACTCGAGAGATGAACGCACCCCGTGACCCCCAGCAATCCGAGAAGGGTGCAGGGCTCGGCCCCGTGCTCGGCAGCACCTTCCTCGGTCAGGTTCGTCGAGGACGCGAGCAGCGCAGAGCTGGGTCCGGTATCGATCGCCCCCTTCAGGCAGGGGCGCTCCAGCGGGGATGTTCCCCGGTGCACAACACGATCGGCGCACCTGACGGTCGGCGTCTCCCGTCGAGTGCGCCGGAGCCGATGCCAGTCGGGGCATGCTCAGCCCACACGACGACTTCCACGCGCGGCCCGCTCCACCGGGAGGAAATCGATGCCTCGAGCCGACCCCGGGAGGCTCAAGCCGGCGACCGAGTGCTGGAGCGCGCCGACTCGGCGACCGCCCAGGCCGCTTCGATCATCGGGAAGATCTCGTCCACCGCAGCCTCGGGCTCAGCAGCTTCGCGAGCCAGTGAAAAGGCGTCGACAGTGAATTTCGCGATGGTCCGGCAGGTCGTCGTGATCGCCGGCAGACCGAGGTCGGCGACGATCGCGGCAGCCAGCGCGTCCGCGTGCCGCAGCCGCATCGACTCCTCGTACTTCCGCAAGTCGGGCGAGGAGTCGATCATCGCCCAGAGTGGCACGGCACCGGCGGCGGTGCAGTGTCGCACCATGGCCAGGATCTCGCGGCGCAGCACCGGTATGAGTGGTTCATCCGGCCGCCGATCAGCGACAGCTTGGGTCAGCCGCTGCTCGAAGTCCTCATCCTGCTCGAACACCAGCGCCTCCTTGGAGGCGAAGTGGGAGAACAGGGTGGTGACCGCAACGTCGGCCTCGGCTGCCACCTCGCGGATGCCGACCGCGTCGTAGCCCCGCTCCAGGAAGAGTCGCAGCGCGGCGTCGGCGATCGTCCGACGGGTCACAGCCTTTTTCCGTGC
Protein-coding sequences here:
- a CDS encoding TetR/AcrR family transcriptional regulator produces the protein MIESIGRRARKKAVTRRTIADAALRLFLERGYDAVGIREVAAEADVAVTTLFSHFASKEALVFEQDEDFEQRLTQAVADRRPDEPLIPVLRREILAMVRHCTAAGAVPLWAMIDSSPDLRKYEESMRLRHADALAAAIVADLGLPAITTTCRTIAKFTVDAFSLAREAAEPEAAVDEIFPMIEAAWAVAESARSSTRSPA
- a CDS encoding SCO6745 family protein, with protein sequence MRTPTTPSTARRLHPLIATIHEVAYSGDDADQELRALGMRNYWDGYFASRAAPLGRASAEVVDAVFYNFAPGEVARHIPRVWDVITPEAALAARERGCVASLRRMLGTSAGSPDIARAAELATRAAVSASCEGRPLYAGLRALPFPEEPLARLWHAATLLREHRGDGHNAALVCAGIGRTECHVLHALSSDMAPEEFGRIGHLPGPQLAAVVDGLRDRGLVDAAGKLTDTGRQVKNRIETCTDERAAPAYDVLEPAEVEQLITDLEPIAARISPGAP